The Chloroflexota bacterium nucleotide sequence ATGTCGAGAAGGTGGAGCGCGGAGAGGACCCGATCGCCGTGATCCGCGATCCGGCCGCGAACTTCCCGATGATCCAGATCCGACGCGGAAGCAGCTACGCGGCCTTTAAAGAAGGCATTCGCGAGGAGAATTGGGGCGGCGTGGACAGCCCGCTCGCCGTGAGCCGCGCCTGACTTACAGCTCCGCTTCCTCCTCTCGGTAGAGGCCCAACGCGGCCACGGACGGCCGGTCGTCCATCGAGAAGAGGATCGCGTCGGAGTCCGATCGGTTCTCGTGGTGATGGACCGCCCATGGGGGGACGAGAAAGATGTCCCCCTGTTCCCACTCGAGCGCCTGCCCGTCCACGACGGTGGCGCCGGACCCTCGGAACACGTGGTAGATCGACGTGCTCATGTGCCGGTGGGGTCGAAGCGCGCGCCGCGGCGTGAGAAGCTGGATCTCGCAGGTGAACGTGGGGAGTGTGGCCCCGCCGGTCAGGGAGTGGGTGAATTCCAGCTTGAGGCCGTCGTAAGGATCGCCTAGGGTCTCGCTCGCCTTGAGGGCCGCGAGCGCGGCCTCCGTGTCCGCCCAGGCATAGCGCATGGGCGGCGTGCGGTGCTCGCTTTTCAGCCAGAGGGGACGCGCGTGGCCCAGCACCGCCTGCGAGAACCCCGCCGCGCGCGTCAGGGGGTGCGCCTTGTCACCGTACTCCTGCTGGAGCATACGCCACGTGCCCACGAGGCGAACGTCGAGCCCGTCGAGCCAGATGACCGGCTCATCGCCCTCGTTGTGATGGTCGTGCCACGTCCAGTTGGGGGTAGTCACCAGGTCGCCCGTCTGCATCGGCATGGGCTCGCCCTCCACGGCCGTGTACGCGTTGGGCGATCCTTTGATGATGAAGCGCACGGCTGCCATGTTGTGCCGATGCGCGACGGCCGTCTCCCCCGGCATGACGCACTGGACGGACATGTGGACCGTATTGCTCATGCGGTTGGGGAAACTGGGATGGCGGACGTTGATCGTCCGCCGGCCCCCGGTGTCGATGGGAACCAGCTCC carries:
- a CDS encoding cupin domain-containing protein encodes the protein MKTIDELNAWLGEHNLAGLWAGIPANDQLTPYLWKWADIERGVKAATELVPIDTGGRRTINVRHPSFPNRMSNTVHMSVQCVMPGETAVAHRHNMAAVRFIIKGSPNAYTAVEGEPMPMQTGDLVTTPNWTWHDHHNEGDEPVIWLDGLDVRLVGTWRMLQQEYGDKAHPLTRAAGFSQAVLGHARPLWLKSEHRTPPMRYAWADTEAALAALKASETLGDPYDGLKLEFTHSLTGGATLPTFTCEIQLLTPRRALRPHRHMSTSIYHVFRGSGATVVDGQALEWEQGDIFLVPPWAVHHHENRSDSDAILFSMDDRPSVAALGLYREEEAEL